Proteins encoded in a region of the Neodiprion virginianus isolate iyNeoVirg1 chromosome 2, iyNeoVirg1.1, whole genome shotgun sequence genome:
- the LOC124296944 gene encoding uncharacterized protein LOC124296944 isoform X2, which yields MELYFDHSSSATGSNIRGCPGTTGLRSAVVSIFEKPSDQRGTEEPTDDRPVSVPAELRWSATESVVATAPAPAHASATAPEQHTSVRTKAAGPDATTTAPAPNGPTAKGHEQRSDSGHDALRPIAYPRSYFGIRRHRDGETFLHGTYGTEQLHDGRTEASSADEPATNTANGSTQFQKSSNGLQDQTRTKREVRDGAGESGSKRYRQPKNSRQQLDGVAANSPVKLKPDTTVVPPQQNPQSPSKSNDDHVVGDSRKINDDTVGGPLDDLIETLRSSGLANPLMELLNGGGYIPQSNFLGKSSSGIPQFEEHVVGQSHQQQQQSDQNPLMSMLGRHQNPPYTSYGYRHPHHMPPPYGIRPTKYYPYRNTALGSPSSPMNEGGSTQFQGDQGQGFWTGSSRQIQPVTGTGNVPQAGAPESPKSISKAPNPAAKFVSDPVIRYSVSHKKNEDPVVVSPNPNTSKATQPAETSKPIASESPMNPTPIQSQTLLPVHGATGKPPVIGAQYPFNMVPHNMVQMMAPYNSMMRSMSPLVGAVNPTDQLSGLLYTLANQLSALGRGGDQYGMNDRFQNYREANFGLGDLLDRGYGSYPGQGSYGTISGIGYNESPYSTTSGYGDPSFPYNQQPFIF from the exons ATGGAGCTTT actttgaTCACAGTAGCTCTGCTACTGGATCCAACATTCGCGGATGTCCTGGTACAACCGGGTTACGCTCAGCAGTCGTTAGCATCTTCGAAAAGCCAAGCGATCAACGGGGAACAGAAGAACCAACAGATGACCGGCCAGTCTCAGTCCCAGCAGAACTACGCTGGAGCGCAACAGAATCTGTTGTTGCAACTGCTCCAGCACCAGCACATGCTTCAGCAACAGCACCTGAACAACATACATCAGTACGAACAAAAGCAGCTGGTCCAGATGCAACGACAACAGCTCCAGCACCCAATGGTCCAACGGCAAAAGGCCACGAACAACGATCAGATAGTGGGCATGATGCCCTTCGGCCTATCGCCTATCCCCGGTCTTATTTCGGGATTAGGAGACATCGCGACGGGGAGACTTTTCTCCATGGGACCTATGGGACTGAACAGCTTCACGATGGGAGGACTGAGGCCTCCTCTGCTGATGAGCCCGCAACAAACACAGCAAATG GGAGCAcgcaatttcaaaaatcatccAACGGACTGCAAGACCAGACACGGACCAAACGTGAAGTCAGGGATGGCGCAGGTGAATCGGGATCAAAAAGATACCGACAGCCAAAGAATTCTCGGCAGCAGCTGGATGGCGTGGCCGCGAACTCGCCCGTAAAACTAAAGCCCGATACGACCGTCGTACCGCCTCAACAGAACCCTCAATCGCCCAGCAAGTCAAATG ATGATCACGTCGTCGGTGATAGCCGGAAAATCAATGACGACACTGTCGGGGGACCTTTGGACGATCTCATAGAAACTCTGAGAAGCAGCGGCCTGGCGAATCCTCTGATGGAGCTACTGAACGGAGGTGGATATATTCCGCAGTCGAATTTCCTCGGCAAATCATCATCCGGTATACCCCAGTTCGAGGAACACGTCGTAGGCCAATCCCatcaacagcagcaacagagTGACCAGAATCCGCTGATGTCCATGCTTGGACGTCATCAGAATCCGCCTTATACATCCTACGGTTATCGCCACCCTCATCATATGCCACCTCCTTACGGAATCCGTCCGACGAAGTATTACCCGTACAGAAACACGGCTTTGGGTTCTCCCTCGTCGCCG ATGAACGAGGGCGGTTCGACGCAGTTCCAAGGTGATCAAGGTCAAGGGTTCTGGACAGGTTCTTCACGTCAGATCCAGCCAGTAACCGGAACCGGCAACGTTCCTCAAGCCGGGGCTCCCGAGTCTCCAAAGTCGATCTCCAAAGCGCCGAACCCAGCGGCGAAGTTCGTAAGTGATCCGGTGATAAGGTACTCGGTGTCGCATAAAAAGAACGAGGATCCAGTCGTCGTGTCTCCGAATCCAAACACGTCGAAGGCGACGCAGCCGGCTGAAACATCGAAGCCAATCGCCAGCGAATCGCCGATGAATCCAACGCCGATCCAGAGCCAGACGTTGCTACCCGTGCACGGTGCAACCGGAAAGCCGCCAGTCATTGGAGCGCAATATCCGTTCAACATGGTCCCCCATAACATGGTCCAAATGATGGCACCGTACAATTCGATGATGCGAAGCATGTCGCCGTTGGTCGGAGCGGTGAATCCCACCGACCAGCTTTCCGGACTTTTGTACACCTTGGCCAACCAGCTGAGCGCGTTGGGTCGTGGCGGGGATCAGTACGGGATGAACGACAGGTTCCAAAATTACCGGGAGGCTAACTTCGGCCTAGGTGACTTGTTGGACAGAGGCTACGGAAGCTATCCTGGTCAAGGAAGCTACGGGACCATCTCCGGCATTGGATACAACGAGAGTCCTTACAGTACCACCAGTGGCTACGGTGACCCGTCTTTCCCGTATAATCAACAACCATTCATTTTCTGA
- the LOC124296944 gene encoding uncharacterized protein LOC124296944 isoform X1, whose product METLAWSFTLITVALLLDPTFADVLVQPGYAQQSLASSKSQAINGEQKNQQMTGQSQSQQNYAGAQQNLLLQLLQHQHMLQQQHLNNIHQYEQKQLVQMQRQQLQHPMVQRQKATNNDQIVGMMPFGLSPIPGLISGLGDIATGRLFSMGPMGLNSFTMGGLRPPLLMSPQQTQQMVGSTQFQKSSNGLQDQTRTKREVRDGAGESGSKRYRQPKNSRQQLDGVAANSPVKLKPDTTVVPPQQNPQSPSKSNDDHVVGDSRKINDDTVGGPLDDLIETLRSSGLANPLMELLNGGGYIPQSNFLGKSSSGIPQFEEHVVGQSHQQQQQSDQNPLMSMLGRHQNPPYTSYGYRHPHHMPPPYGIRPTKYYPYRNTALGSPSSPMNEGGSTQFQGDQGQGFWTGSSRQIQPVTGTGNVPQAGAPESPKSISKAPNPAAKFVSDPVIRYSVSHKKNEDPVVVSPNPNTSKATQPAETSKPIASESPMNPTPIQSQTLLPVHGATGKPPVIGAQYPFNMVPHNMVQMMAPYNSMMRSMSPLVGAVNPTDQLSGLLYTLANQLSALGRGGDQYGMNDRFQNYREANFGLGDLLDRGYGSYPGQGSYGTISGIGYNESPYSTTSGYGDPSFPYNQQPFIF is encoded by the exons atggaAACATTAGCATGGAGCTTT actttgaTCACAGTAGCTCTGCTACTGGATCCAACATTCGCGGATGTCCTGGTACAACCGGGTTACGCTCAGCAGTCGTTAGCATCTTCGAAAAGCCAAGCGATCAACGGGGAACAGAAGAACCAACAGATGACCGGCCAGTCTCAGTCCCAGCAGAACTACGCTGGAGCGCAACAGAATCTGTTGTTGCAACTGCTCCAGCACCAGCACATGCTTCAGCAACAGCACCTGAACAACATACATCAGTACGAACAAAAGCAGCTGGTCCAGATGCAACGACAACAGCTCCAGCACCCAATGGTCCAACGGCAAAAGGCCACGAACAACGATCAGATAGTGGGCATGATGCCCTTCGGCCTATCGCCTATCCCCGGTCTTATTTCGGGATTAGGAGACATCGCGACGGGGAGACTTTTCTCCATGGGACCTATGGGACTGAACAGCTTCACGATGGGAGGACTGAGGCCTCCTCTGCTGATGAGCCCGCAACAAACACAGCAAATG GTAGGGAGCAcgcaatttcaaaaatcatccAACGGACTGCAAGACCAGACACGGACCAAACGTGAAGTCAGGGATGGCGCAGGTGAATCGGGATCAAAAAGATACCGACAGCCAAAGAATTCTCGGCAGCAGCTGGATGGCGTGGCCGCGAACTCGCCCGTAAAACTAAAGCCCGATACGACCGTCGTACCGCCTCAACAGAACCCTCAATCGCCCAGCAAGTCAAATG ATGATCACGTCGTCGGTGATAGCCGGAAAATCAATGACGACACTGTCGGGGGACCTTTGGACGATCTCATAGAAACTCTGAGAAGCAGCGGCCTGGCGAATCCTCTGATGGAGCTACTGAACGGAGGTGGATATATTCCGCAGTCGAATTTCCTCGGCAAATCATCATCCGGTATACCCCAGTTCGAGGAACACGTCGTAGGCCAATCCCatcaacagcagcaacagagTGACCAGAATCCGCTGATGTCCATGCTTGGACGTCATCAGAATCCGCCTTATACATCCTACGGTTATCGCCACCCTCATCATATGCCACCTCCTTACGGAATCCGTCCGACGAAGTATTACCCGTACAGAAACACGGCTTTGGGTTCTCCCTCGTCGCCG ATGAACGAGGGCGGTTCGACGCAGTTCCAAGGTGATCAAGGTCAAGGGTTCTGGACAGGTTCTTCACGTCAGATCCAGCCAGTAACCGGAACCGGCAACGTTCCTCAAGCCGGGGCTCCCGAGTCTCCAAAGTCGATCTCCAAAGCGCCGAACCCAGCGGCGAAGTTCGTAAGTGATCCGGTGATAAGGTACTCGGTGTCGCATAAAAAGAACGAGGATCCAGTCGTCGTGTCTCCGAATCCAAACACGTCGAAGGCGACGCAGCCGGCTGAAACATCGAAGCCAATCGCCAGCGAATCGCCGATGAATCCAACGCCGATCCAGAGCCAGACGTTGCTACCCGTGCACGGTGCAACCGGAAAGCCGCCAGTCATTGGAGCGCAATATCCGTTCAACATGGTCCCCCATAACATGGTCCAAATGATGGCACCGTACAATTCGATGATGCGAAGCATGTCGCCGTTGGTCGGAGCGGTGAATCCCACCGACCAGCTTTCCGGACTTTTGTACACCTTGGCCAACCAGCTGAGCGCGTTGGGTCGTGGCGGGGATCAGTACGGGATGAACGACAGGTTCCAAAATTACCGGGAGGCTAACTTCGGCCTAGGTGACTTGTTGGACAGAGGCTACGGAAGCTATCCTGGTCAAGGAAGCTACGGGACCATCTCCGGCATTGGATACAACGAGAGTCCTTACAGTACCACCAGTGGCTACGGTGACCCGTCTTTCCCGTATAATCAACAACCATTCATTTTCTGA